The sequence below is a genomic window from Candidatus Methylomirabilota bacterium.
GGGGAGGCGCCGGCAGAGCGCCCGGTTGCAGCACGCCCTGGATCTCGCGCTCGCCCAGGGACACCCGGAGGACCTTGCCCTCACGGACCAGGGTCAGGAACTGGCTCATCGGGATATCCACGGTGACGGGAGTGCGGAGCCAGCTCTGCACCGCGAAGACCACCATGAGGGCGATGAACAGATAGACCAGCGAAAACTGGGTCTTCTGGCGATTGGGAAGCTTCATGGCTCGGATTCGATGCTAGCGGAAGCCCCAGGGGGTGTCAAACTGACGACATCTCGGCACTTTTCGGGGCAGGCAGGACGGCGGAGACCGCGGTCAGGCTACTGGCACTGCACCCCTTTGGGCGGGTCGTAGTTCGCCACCTTGAAGGTGGAGTTGAACGAGTCGTCCCATACCTCGAGCGGCACGCGTCCGACCGGATCCAGGCCGTCGAAGAGGGTGAACTTCGACCGGCTCGCGAACTCGGCGGGCGGCACCCGCTTGGCCAGGAAGTCCACCAGGGTGGTCTTGTCCACGAAGAGCGCGAACGTCTCGTTCACCGGCTGCTTGCCGGGACGGCTGGTGCCGGGCTTCAGCCACGACAGCACTACCGAGAGGCCGGACACGTCCCCGTCGTCCATCACGTCGGAGAGCGCGGCCATCCGCCGCAACATGTCCACGCCGTAGCGCGAGAACATCGCGGAGACGCGCCGCTCCTGCGGCAGCGCCGCGAACGCAGGATCCTCGCGCTGGTCGATGTAGATCCAGGTGGAGAGATAGCGGTCGTCGGTGATGCTGTCCTTGGCCTTCGGGAAGCCGAGCCCGGCCGGGGCCACGCTGAGCCAGGGCAGGCAGTTGTAGATCTCCTCGGAGAACTTGAGCAGCCGTGACCGATGGGCCGAGGCCAGGTTCTTGGCCTTGGCCGTCGTGTACTTCTCGAGCGGCATCAGCGCGTCCTCCGGCGTCGCGAAGGCCGGCGCGGTGACCGCCGCAAGAAGCGCGGCCGCCAGGACGAGCCCGGCGGCCGTAGCGCTCGAACGGGACCGACACATCATCAGACTAGTTCTGGAAGATCTGCTCTGGGCTCACCGTGATCGCCTTGCCCCACCAGCTCTCCTGCCGTGCCGCTTCGACGTCGGTCCGGGTCACCCGCGGATTCGAGCCGTCGCGATTGTTGCGCAGCGAGAACATGCCGTGCGTGCCGGACGCGAAATGGGTGTTGTGACTTCTCCACTCCGCCCACTCCTCCGACGTGGCGCACGCCGCCGTCAACATCATGACGCCTCCGACGACCGTTGCCAGCGAAAGCCATGCCCGCATGGTTCCGTTCCTCCTTGAGAGTCCGTCGATCGGCTGGTCTCGCACGACACGTAACTATACGGAGGGGTCCCGAGGAGGTCAACTTCCATTTGCCGTCGCCGTCTTGCTCAGGCATGCTCCGGTCAGGTCGGGGGAGCCCGCCCAGGAGGCCGCGGCGCGGATGAGCGATTTCTTGACGATTCACGAGGAGCCGGCGGGCCTGCGCCGGCCCATCATCATCATGGCGTTCTCCGGCTGGAACGACGCGGCGGAGTCGGCCACCACCGCGGCACGCTACCTGAGCCAGCTGTGGTCGTCCCGGCCGTTCGCCAGCATCGACCCGGAAACTTTCTACCACTTCGGCCTGTCGCGCCCCTACGTGCGGTTCAAGCCCGGCTCGCGCACCGAGCGCGAGATCGTGTGGCCGTCCACCGACTTCTCGCTCGCGCAGCCCACCGAGCTCGACCGCGACGTCATCGTGGGGGTGGCGATCGAGCCGCACCTCAAATGGCGGACCTACTGCGCGGCGGTGCTCGATCTGGCGCGGCGCTCCGGCGCCTCGCTGGTGCTCACGCTCGGCGCGCTGCTCGCGGAGGTGCCGCACACCAAACCGATTCGTCTCGTCGGCGGCTCCCACGATCCCGAGATGTCCGCGCGACTCGGGCTGCGTCCGACGCGCTACGAGGGCCCCACCGGCATCGTGGGCGTGCTGAACGTGCTCTGCCGCGACGCCAGCGTGCCCACCGCCAGCCTCTGGGCGAACGTGCCGCACTACGTGTCCGGCATCGAGAACCCGCGCGCGGCCCTGGCCCTGGTCACGCGCGTGCTGACCTTGCTCCACGCCGAGGCGGATCTGTCGGATCTCCGCGAGGCGGCCGAGCAGTTCGATCAGAACCTCAGCTCGATCGTGGCCCAGAACGCCAAGATCGCCGACTACGTCCGCAAGCTCGAGCGCCGGCACCCCGACGAGGAGGAGGAGTCGCCCGCCGCTCCCGCCCAGGACGAGCTGCCGCCCTCGGCGGATCTGGTCGCCGAGATCGAGCAGTTTCTCCGCCAGCAGCGGCCCGAAGGCTCCTAGGCTGCGCGGCTCCGCCCCGCGGGCGGACTGCCCCTCCGGCCGGCGCCTCGCAGTAGAATCGAGCGATGGTCCGCTCGACCCGGCTCGCCGCGATCCTCCTAACGCTGGTCTGCGCCCCGCCGGTGACCGTCATGGCTGCGCCGCTGGACGTGCGCATCGTGCCCGCCGCGCCGCGGCAGGGCGACGTGGTGATGCTCTTCGTGAGCGGCGCGGGGACCGCGCGTGACGTCGAGGGCAGCCTGGGTGGTCGGCCCCTCGTCTTCTTTCCCCACGGGGCCGAGTACGCCGCCCTGGCCGGGCTGGACCTCGAGACGAAGCCCGGCAAGGTGGCCTGGAGCGTCGGCGCGGTGGACGCGAGCGGGACGGCGCGAAAGGTCGCGGGCAGCGTCACCGTGAAGGCGGGCGGCTTCCCGGTGCAACGCCTCACGCTGCCCACCCCGATGGTGGACCTCGATCCGGAGGCCGAGCGGCGCGCGACCAACGAGGCCGCGCGGCTGCGCGCGCTCTATGATACGGCGTCGCCCGAGCGGCTCTGGCGGGGCGCCTTCACCCAGCCGGTTTCGAGCCGCAAGCCGGGCAGCGGGTTCGGCTCTCGCCGGGTCATCAATGGCCAGCCGAGGATGCCGCACTCGGGCATCGACTATTCGGCCGACCGTGGCACGCCGGTGGTGGCCTCCAACCGCGGGCGCGTGGCGCTGCTGGGCGAGTTCTTCTTCGCGGGGCGGCTGGTGGCGCTGGATCACGGCCTGGCCCTCTACACGCTCTACTTCCACCTCGATGGCGTGGCGGTGACCGAGGGGCAGATCGTGGAGCAGGGCCAGATCATCGGGACGGTGGGCACCACCGGCCGGTCGACCGGCCCGCATCTGCACTTCGCCGCGCAGCTCGGCCGCGCCCGCATCAACCCGCCGGATCTCTACCGGCTACCGGTCCGGGACTGACGGCCGCGATCTCCGCGGGGCGCCGCTCCGGACGTCGCGCGCGGCGGTCAGGGTC
It includes:
- a CDS encoding PAC2 family protein; amino-acid sequence: MSDFLTIHEEPAGLRRPIIIMAFSGWNDAAESATTAARYLSQLWSSRPFASIDPETFYHFGLSRPYVRFKPGSRTEREIVWPSTDFSLAQPTELDRDVIVGVAIEPHLKWRTYCAAVLDLARRSGASLVLTLGALLAEVPHTKPIRLVGGSHDPEMSARLGLRPTRYEGPTGIVGVLNVLCRDASVPTASLWANVPHYVSGIENPRAALALVTRVLTLLHAEADLSDLREAAEQFDQNLSSIVAQNAKIADYVRKLERRHPDEEEESPAAPAQDELPPSADLVAEIEQFLRQQRPEGS
- a CDS encoding M23 family metallopeptidase, whose protein sequence is MVRSTRLAAILLTLVCAPPVTVMAAPLDVRIVPAAPRQGDVVMLFVSGAGTARDVEGSLGGRPLVFFPHGAEYAALAGLDLETKPGKVAWSVGAVDASGTARKVAGSVTVKAGGFPVQRLTLPTPMVDLDPEAERRATNEAARLRALYDTASPERLWRGAFTQPVSSRKPGSGFGSRRVINGQPRMPHSGIDYSADRGTPVVASNRGRVALLGEFFFAGRLVALDHGLALYTLYFHLDGVAVTEGQIVEQGQIIGTVGTTGRSTGPHLHFAAQLGRARINPPDLYRLPVRD